One part of the Raphanus sativus cultivar WK10039 chromosome 7, ASM80110v3, whole genome shotgun sequence genome encodes these proteins:
- the LOC108830760 gene encoding meiosis-specific protein ASY1 yields MDRTKLKRCSTSSTHAEAADEATDPLQKDDRHDAVETQQQLRRAKDWIISHQLKTLELTDVLSNFPDIFSALTEEIMDQLEKECVLLEQGRTHTSKTETREFKFVTKRSDVKN; encoded by the exons ATGGACAGGACCAAGCTCAAGAGATGCTCCACTTCATCCACCCAt GCTGAAGCGGCTGATGAGGCCACAGATCCTTTGCAAAAGG ATGACAGACATGATGCGGTTGAGACTCAACAGCAGCTAAGAAGAGCTAAGGACTGGATCATCTCCCACCAACTCAAAACTCTCGAGCTCACAGATGTTCTTTCAAACTTCCCGGACATATTCTCGGCTCTGACTGAAG AAATCATGGACCAGCTGGAGAAAGAATGTGTTCTTTTAGAACAAGGAAGGACACATACATCAAAAACAGAGACGAG GGAATTCAAGTTTGTGACAAAAAGATCTGATGTAAAGAACTAA
- the LOC108838540 gene encoding uncharacterized protein LOC108838540, which produces MSEINWKKFKDFNKAEELCSSARIEGAIDVFLENEDKSGYVAEGEEGDETDIEERSAGDESDDDKPPKEDDDPEESEDEAHTAMNKGDDLKELQARGDDYIEKQDRGGVDFKERQARGDDLNEKQDRGADLKEIQAHGDNLQNKDVRNVMSNGDEVILDAGNGGDDNRLQSLFEEGTRRSPKLNEVTRNLAAEQAKEERDEEESDPDFALEDVQYPDTPLSSDEEWEQWKNPKREKGKETFLRRF; this is translated from the exons ATGTCTGAGATCAATTGGAAGAAGTTTAAAGATTTCAATAAAGCTGAAG AGTTGTGTTCTTCTGCGAGAATAGAAGGTGCAATTGATGTTTTTCTAGAAAATGAAGATAAGAGTGGATATGTAgctgaaggagaagaaggtgaCGAAACTGATATAGAAGAGAGATCAGCGGGCGATGAATCTGATGATGATAAGCCACCAAAAGAAGATGATGACCCTGAGGAATCTGAAGATGAAGCTCATACAGCTATGAATAAAGGTGATGATTTAAAAGAACTGCAGGCTCGTGGTGATGATTATATTGAGAAGCAAGATCGTGGCGGTGTTGATTTCAAAGAAAGGCAGGCTCGTGGTGATGATTTGAATGAGAAGCAAGATCGTGGTGctgatttaaaagaaatacaGGCTCATGGTGATAATTTGCAGAATAAGGACGTTCGCAATGTGATGAGCAATGGAGATGAGGTTATTTTAGATGCAGGAAATGGTGGTGATGATAACAGATTGCAGTCCCTGTTTGAGGAGGGTACAAGAAGAAGTCCCAAGTTGAATGAAGTAACTCGAAATTTAGCTGCAGAACAGGCAAAAGAAGAGAGGgatgaagaagaatctgatCCTGACTTTGCCTTAGAAGACGTCCAATATCCGGATACACCGTTAAGCTCAGATGAAGAGTGGGAGCAATGGAAAAAtccaaaaagagaaaaaggaaaagaaacatTTTTACGGAGATTTTGA